The following proteins are co-located in the Amphiprion ocellaris isolate individual 3 ecotype Okinawa chromosome 7, ASM2253959v1, whole genome shotgun sequence genome:
- the st3gal4 gene encoding CMP-N-acetylneuraminate-beta-galactosamide-alpha-2,3-sialyltransferase 4 isoform X1 — translation MSQKATKTWCLRLLPVLLFFISFVTYYCSNGILQSYGGTSKSLNSSKSLCGGWLTQKKWESLNFNISRRTQLFLKLEDFFWREHLSKLALPYGIKGSELLLLKVLAVTANYQVPANIENLECRTCVVIGNGFAIKNSSLGSIINKYDVVIRLNDAPVRGYEEDVGNKTTMRFFYPESASYNPGLHNEPGTLMVLVPFKQQDLRWLKEILYNEKRVQDVRKGFWKPPPQIWLADVSKIRVLDPHFLQQTADRLLQIPLHPKSKQPVHPTTGILAVFVALNYCDVVHIAGFGYPSSKSQRHPIHYYGYDTMKSMKNSYHDLNHEAEALKKLEDSGAILYLHPHL, via the exons CATGGTGCCTTAGGCTTCTCCCAgttctcctcttcttcatctccttcGTCACATACTACTGTTCCAATGGCATACTGCAGag CTATGGAGGCACCAGCAAGTCTCTGAACAGTAGCAAGTCGCTGTGTGGCGGCTGGCTAACCCAGAAGAAGTGGGAGAGCCTTAACTTTAA CATTAGCAGACGGACGCAGCTCTTTCTGAAACTGGAGGATTTCTTCTGGCGGGAGCATCTGTCCAAGCTGGCATTACCTTATGGCATTAAGGGCAGTG AGCTGCTGCTATTGAAAGTTCTCGCTGTAACTGCAAATTATCAGGTGCCAGCCAACATTGAAAA CCTTGAATGCAGAACCTGTGTAGTCATCGGCAACGGCTTTGCCATTAAAAACAGCTCCCTGGGAAGCATCATCAACAAATATGACGTGGTCATACG GTTGAATGATGCCCCAGTGAGAGGCTATGAGGAAGATGTGGGGAACAAGACCACCATGAGGTTCTTTTACCCCGAGTCGGCCTCCTACAACCCTGGACTGCACAATGAGCCCGGCACACTTATGGTCCTGGTGCCTTTCAAACAGCAAGACCTGCGGTGGCTCAAAGAGATCCTCTATAATGAGAAGAGGGTACAGGAT GTCAGGAAAGGCTTTTGGAAGCCTCCTCCCCAAATCTGGTTGGCTGACGTCAGCAAAATCAGAGTGCTGGACCCACACTTTTTGCAGCAGACTGCAGATAGACTGCTCCAGATCCCTCTGCACCCCAAGAGCAAACAG CCAGTGCATCCTACCACGGGTATCCTCGCTGTCTTTGTTGCTCTCAACTACTGTGATGTGGTCCACATAGCTGGATTTGGATACCCGAGCTCAAAGAGCCAACGACACCCCATCCATTACTATGGATACGACACCATGAAGTCTATGAAG AACTCTTACCACGACCTCAATCATGAAGCTGAAGCCTTAAAAAAACTGGAGGATTCAGGAGCCATTTTGTACCTGCACCCACATCTATGA
- the st3gal4 gene encoding CMP-N-acetylneuraminate-beta-galactosamide-alpha-2,3-sialyltransferase 4 isoform X2 — protein sequence MSQKATKTWCLRLLPVLLFFISFVTYYCSNGILQSYGGTSKSLNSSKSLCGGWLTQKKWESLNFNISRRTQLFLKLEDFFWREHLSKLALPYGIKGSELLLLKVLAVTANYQVPANIENLECRTCVVIGNGFAIKNSSLGSIINKYDVVIRLNDAPVRGYEEDVGNKTTMRFFYPESASYNPGLHNEPGTLMVLVPFKQQDLRWLKEILYNEKRVRKGFWKPPPQIWLADVSKIRVLDPHFLQQTADRLLQIPLHPKSKQPVHPTTGILAVFVALNYCDVVHIAGFGYPSSKSQRHPIHYYGYDTMKSMKNSYHDLNHEAEALKKLEDSGAILYLHPHL from the exons CATGGTGCCTTAGGCTTCTCCCAgttctcctcttcttcatctccttcGTCACATACTACTGTTCCAATGGCATACTGCAGag CTATGGAGGCACCAGCAAGTCTCTGAACAGTAGCAAGTCGCTGTGTGGCGGCTGGCTAACCCAGAAGAAGTGGGAGAGCCTTAACTTTAA CATTAGCAGACGGACGCAGCTCTTTCTGAAACTGGAGGATTTCTTCTGGCGGGAGCATCTGTCCAAGCTGGCATTACCTTATGGCATTAAGGGCAGTG AGCTGCTGCTATTGAAAGTTCTCGCTGTAACTGCAAATTATCAGGTGCCAGCCAACATTGAAAA CCTTGAATGCAGAACCTGTGTAGTCATCGGCAACGGCTTTGCCATTAAAAACAGCTCCCTGGGAAGCATCATCAACAAATATGACGTGGTCATACG GTTGAATGATGCCCCAGTGAGAGGCTATGAGGAAGATGTGGGGAACAAGACCACCATGAGGTTCTTTTACCCCGAGTCGGCCTCCTACAACCCTGGACTGCACAATGAGCCCGGCACACTTATGGTCCTGGTGCCTTTCAAACAGCAAGACCTGCGGTGGCTCAAAGAGATCCTCTATAATGAGAAGAGG GTCAGGAAAGGCTTTTGGAAGCCTCCTCCCCAAATCTGGTTGGCTGACGTCAGCAAAATCAGAGTGCTGGACCCACACTTTTTGCAGCAGACTGCAGATAGACTGCTCCAGATCCCTCTGCACCCCAAGAGCAAACAG CCAGTGCATCCTACCACGGGTATCCTCGCTGTCTTTGTTGCTCTCAACTACTGTGATGTGGTCCACATAGCTGGATTTGGATACCCGAGCTCAAAGAGCCAACGACACCCCATCCATTACTATGGATACGACACCATGAAGTCTATGAAG AACTCTTACCACGACCTCAATCATGAAGCTGAAGCCTTAAAAAAACTGGAGGATTCAGGAGCCATTTTGTACCTGCACCCACATCTATGA